GGACAAGTCCATAAAGCACTTTAGCACTCTTGGCAGTGGAGTGCTAAGTCAGGTAAGGTTCGGTTTCCCGGTCTTAGAGCTTGGCGATCGCCCTGGATTTAAATGGGGGAGTAACGGACGTTTAATGCTCACTGGCTGGTGGTGATACCCCGTTCTCGCAGTTGGCGGATGAAATAATCTTCCAGGGAAGGGCGGGCCAGGTTCATGCTGATCAAACGGGCATTAAGACTGGGTAACGCATCCACTAGAGCTTGGACATCCCCTTGGTAATGGCCGTGCCAAACATCCTGTTCCTGACTTAAATTGGCTAGATATTTACCCAACGCCTCTTCTTCTCCTCCCTTGAGCACCACTTCATAGCCTTCGTCATTACCTAACACTTCCGCCAAAGAACCACTGCACAGCAATTCCCCCCGCGCCAAAATGGCAATGCGGTCACAAATTTGTTCCACGTCCGCCAAAATGTGGGAGTTGAAAAAGATGGTTTTGCCCTGTTCCTTGAGGGAAAGAATAATTTCCCGCACTTGGTAGCGCCCCAGGGGGTCCAAACCGGACATGGGTTCATCGAGGAAAACGACTTCAGGATCGTTAATCAATGCCTGGGCCATGCCCACCCGTTGCAACATACCTTTGGAATATTGTCGCAATTGCTTCTTTTTGGCGGTTTTTTGGGCTAACCCCACCAGGTCACACATGGCCAGAATGCGCCGTTGTCGTTCCTGTTTCCCAATTTGAAACAGACTGCCGATGTAATCCAAAAATTCCCAAGCGGTTAAAAAGTCATAAAAGTAGGCATTTTCCGGTAGGTAGCCCACCCGTTGTTTAGTCTGGCGATCGCCGATGGGTTTGCCTAGTAGAGTACCCCGGCCACCGCTGGCACGAATTACCCCCAAAAGAATTTTTAACAGGGTAGTTTTACCTGCTCCATTAGGACCCAGTAAACCAAAGGTTTCCCCTTGCTGTACGGCAATGGACAAAGGTTTAAGGGACTCCACCTTCTGATTCATCCAAAAGCCGGTGCGGTAGATTTTGCTAATTTCCCAAGTTTCCACCACATTGGCCTGAATCGGTGGCTTTTCCTCAGCGGCGATCGGAGTTGACACAACCATTGCTCTTTTTCCTCCCTGAAAAAATCCTGCTCCCAAGAGCGAGTCACTAAATATACTAAATATTAAGTAACATCGAAAACGCATTGATCGGTTTCGATCATGGTGGGAAAAGTCTTAAAAATGACTGTGCAGGATTTGACATACTGCTGAGCCCATTGTTGAGCCAACTCAATTTGCTTTGGGGTCAACTGTTCCTGCTTGGCCCCTTGATAGTTAAGTTTAACGATCTTTTTATCCACCTCAAACTGGGCAAACCATTCTTGTTTGGGCCGGGCCGATTGTAGATAACGGCTAGCCATGGTACTGCCCAAATAATGATTACCCAAATTACCTAAATATTCAAAAGTCAACAACAGGTCTTCCACCGTCAAGCTAGTGGGTAGGGGCGCTGGGGATTGAGTCTGAGCTTCAGTTTGAGGATCAGGAGTAGCGCTCCCTGTTTCTTTAATCAGACCAAAGTTTTCCGGTCTAAAGCCAGCATCAAACTGGGTTTGTTGATTGTATTTTGCCTTGCTTAACTTTGCTCCGGTTAAGTCTGCCCCCGTCAGCAAGGCTCCATGCAAACAGGCATCTTCAAGATTAGCCCTGGTTAACAAAGCTCCGGCACAAAGGGCATTGTTTAAATGAGCTCCCTGGAGGTTGACTTTAAGCAAAAAAGTTTTTATTAGAGATGCTTGCCTTAGGTCCGCCTTAGCTAAATTCGCCCCCGACAGATCTGCATTGTTAAAATAGCATCCCTGTAATTTACAGCCTTGCAAATCCGTTCCTCGCAGGTTAGCTTCACTGAAGTCCGATCCGCTAAAATCCGCCCCTGCTAGGGTGAAGCCATGGAGGTCAATGTGCCGTAGGGCTAAGTTGGGAAAATTGCGTTCCCCTACCTGGTACTGACGAAGAATTGCCTGGGCTTGATTATTGTCTACCATCGAAAATTTTTCCGCTGCCGAGACTGCCGGTCAATTAAGATTAACCCTATCTAGTGCAAACCATAGCATTGAGTGGGTAACTTGTTGTCAACCCTTCATTGTACCTTGCAAATATGGAGCAGGGGTTAGCTTCCATACTCCAGCTAAGTCCCTCCAAAGTATTGGTATTTGGAGGATTTGGAACTTTCCCTTTGAGCATCAAAAAGAAGGGTGCGACCAAAATTTTTTTCTAGGAGGCCAACTATGGGCATATCAAAACTTTCTAAATTTTCTGCATCCGTGCTCTTGTCCGGTGCGATACTCACCACCTTGCCCCCCTCTCCCCTCTGGGCTAACGAAATGCAACAATTGCTCACTGTCACCGGCCAAGCTTCGGAGTCTGTCCCCACCACCCTAACGGAGGCTCAGCTAACAGTGGAAGTCCAAGCCGATACCGCTGACCAGGTGCAAACGGCGATCGCCGAACGGAGTAACCGTCTGGTGGCCTATCTACGCAGTCAAAGGGTGGATAAATTACAAACCCAAGGACTCCAACTCCAACCCAATTATGTTTACAGCAATAACGAAAGAAGACTGGAAGGTTACATCGGCAGTAACACCGTCAGTTTTCAGTACCCAAGCGACCAAGTGGGAAAAATCCTTGATGAAGCTGTGCGGGCCGGGGCCAGTCGCATCGATGGTATCCGCTTTATTGCCACTCCTGAAACCCTCAAAGCGGCTGAGCAAAAGGCCCTAGTAGCCGCCACCGCCGATGCCCAAGCCCAAGCTCGGGTGGTGTTGTCCAGTTTGAATCTAACGCCTCAAAACATTGTCCGTATTGTCATTAACCCTAGCCCGGACCAACCCATGCCCCTTTTTCGGGGCGCCCTGGCCGCCTCCCCCATGGCAGAGTCTGCTCCCACCCCCATTATTAGCGGTGACCAAACAGTGCAGGCCACAGTAACTTTGGAAATTGCCTATTAACTAATGTCAAATGATAAGCCTTATTTTCCTAGATCTGTTAAGGAGTGGGGCCATTGGGGGGATTGCCATTACCCGGCTGGACCAAATTAGGGGGGTTGCCGGGGTTCCCTTCCGGCTCCCGAATTTCGGGGATGGGCAGCCAGTAGAGCACCAGGGCAAAAACCGCTAAGCCCAAAGCTCCCAAGCTGGCAGGAATGGCCCGTTGCACAAAGGGTTCATCCGATTGTCGGTGGCGGCGGGACAGGGGCTCCAGGGTAAGGGAAAAATCCGGTAAGGTATGCCGATCGCCAATAAACTGATCCACCGCTTCCACTAGGTCAAAAAGTTCCACAGTGCTTAGGTCAACGGCGATCGCCTCGGAGGATTCATCGGCCGGCGGATGCCACACCAAACGGTGCAGGGCCTGATCCGGCAGGGGCATTAACTCGGCCCATTCCCCATTTTCCCCCTTGGTTTCTGCGGGGTGGGGAATCCCACTCAAACAACCCTGGGCGTAACTGTTGACCGCCTTGGCCAAGGCTTCCAGAAAAGCCCTCCCCCCCTCTAAACTTTGATTGGTACTGAGAAACTGACAACGGGCATTGAGAATGATTTGCAAATCCCCGTTGCTAGAACCGGGGTCAGTGCCGCTGGCCATGCCCTCCAGGGTGAGGGTACAGTTGGGTAGGCGATAGGGTCGTTGAATATTCAAGCTACTTCTCCGTCAAACAAGCTGATCCATAAACGTTCCATGCCAATGGTGCCGGTGCAAAACATCAATTGGTTAAGCAAACCCAGGGCAAAATCGTCCATGGCCGGTTCCGAAGCCAACAACACCGATACTTTAGCCCGGCGGGGATTCATCCGGCTACTAAAATGGGAACGGAATTGGTCTAGGTAATCCGACAGTAAAAAATTGGTGCCCACTGGCAACTGTTTGGCTCGCATTTGTCGTTCCGCAATTAGTAATTGCCGCATGGTTACATTTAACGGCTTGGCCTGGTAGTGGGCGATCGCCGTCAGGGCCTTAGCTTGGTCTAGGGTGAGTAGGGTGCGGTTATAGGAACGTCGCCAGGGGTTAGTACAGCGTAACCGCCACAGGGCTAGAGCATGGGGAATGATGGATTGCAAACCTAAACTTTCCGCACTGGCTAACATTTTCGACGCCGAGCCCACATCCAAAGCCTCGATCGCCAGTAATAGCAAATCAAGGCGTTGCTGTAACTGGCTGGCACACCGCTGATTAGACAGGGGAAAATCCGGCAAAGTTTTTAGCACAGCGGCCTGTTCTTCAACAACAACAGCGGCATCAGACATGGGCGAAGTTAACACAGGCTGAGTTGGGCAAAGGAAAATAACAGTAAAAAGGGCGACCAAAGGATCGGAGGAAATGACCTAAACAACGATCTAAACTCTGACACTGCCAACCATGGTATCGCATCGGGTCGGACTCCCATCAAAAACCACGGCTGACCAGGAAAAAGCCAGTCTGCAGACCACCAATAATCAACCCTAGCACTCCCCCCAAGTTGACAATGGCCTGGAGTTCGCTGCGCACAATGGCCTGGACAGCGGTTTCCAGCTCGGCGGCGGGGGTTTCATTAATACGGTTGATAATCACCTGGTCAATGGCCAGGATGGGGATAATTTGCTTAACAATTTTTTCTAGG
The genomic region above belongs to Synechocystis sp. PCC 6803 substr. PCC-P and contains:
- a CDS encoding SIMPL domain-containing protein — protein: MLLSGAILTTLPPSPLWANEMQQLLTVTGQASESVPTTLTEAQLTVEVQADTADQVQTAIAERSNRLVAYLRSQRVDKLQTQGLQLQPNYVYSNNERRLEGYIGSNTVSFQYPSDQVGKILDEAVRAGASRIDGIRFIATPETLKAAEQKALVAATADAQAQARVVLSSLNLTPQNIVRIVINPSPDQPMPLFRGALAASPMAESAPTPIISGDQTVQATVTLEIAY
- a CDS encoding DUF4335 domain-containing protein, whose product is MNIQRPYRLPNCTLTLEGMASGTDPGSSNGDLQIILNARCQFLSTNQSLEGGRAFLEALAKAVNSYAQGCLSGIPHPAETKGENGEWAELMPLPDQALHRLVWHPPADESSEAIAVDLSTVELFDLVEAVDQFIGDRHTLPDFSLTLEPLSRRHRQSDEPFVQRAIPASLGALGLAVFALVLYWLPIPEIREPEGNPGNPPNLVQPGNGNPPNGPTP
- a CDS encoding ABC transporter ATP-binding protein, with product MRFRCYLIFSIFSDSLLGAGFFQGGKRAMVVSTPIAAEEKPPIQANVVETWEISKIYRTGFWMNQKVESLKPLSIAVQQGETFGLLGPNGAGKTTLLKILLGVIRASGGRGTLLGKPIGDRQTKQRVGYLPENAYFYDFLTAWEFLDYIGSLFQIGKQERQRRILAMCDLVGLAQKTAKKKQLRQYSKGMLQRVGMAQALINDPEVVFLDEPMSGLDPLGRYQVREIILSLKEQGKTIFFNSHILADVEQICDRIAILARGELLCSGSLAEVLGNDEGYEVVLKGGEEEALGKYLANLSQEQDVWHGHYQGDVQALVDALPSLNARLISMNLARPSLEDYFIRQLRERGITTSQ
- a CDS encoding pentapeptide repeat-containing protein, with protein sequence MVDNNQAQAILRQYQVGERNFPNLALRHIDLHGFTLAGADFSGSDFSEANLRGTDLQGCKLQGCYFNNADLSGANLAKADLRQASLIKTFLLKVNLQGAHLNNALCAGALLTRANLEDACLHGALLTGADLTGAKLSKAKYNQQTQFDAGFRPENFGLIKETGSATPDPQTEAQTQSPAPLPTSLTVEDLLLTFEYLGNLGNHYLGSTMASRYLQSARPKQEWFAQFEVDKKIVKLNYQGAKQEQLTPKQIELAQQWAQQYVKSCTVIFKTFPTMIETDQCVFDVT
- a CDS encoding DUF3038 domain-containing protein — translated: MSDAAVVVEEQAAVLKTLPDFPLSNQRCASQLQQRLDLLLLAIEALDVGSASKMLASAESLGLQSIIPHALALWRLRCTNPWRRSYNRTLLTLDQAKALTAIAHYQAKPLNVTMRQLLIAERQMRAKQLPVGTNFLLSDYLDQFRSHFSSRMNPRRAKVSVLLASEPAMDDFALGLLNQLMFCTGTIGMERLWISLFDGEVA